In one Trichosurus vulpecula isolate mTriVul1 chromosome 8, mTriVul1.pri, whole genome shotgun sequence genomic region, the following are encoded:
- the LOC118828954 gene encoding olfactory receptor 4F3/4F16/4F29-like, which produces MDRVNHTSVSEFVFLGLTNSWDIQVLLFVFSSVFYLATILGNSLILFTVTSDPHLHSPMYFLLANLSFIDLGISSVTSPKMICDIFRKHKVISFSGCITQMFFIHLIYTAEMVVLVAMAFDRYVAICRPLHYLIIMCPRMCILLLVAAWIIGLIHSVIQMAFVINLPFCGPNELDSFYCDFPRFIKLACTDTYRLQFMLTANTGFMSSGVFLILIISYIFILVTVQKHSSSGSSKALSTLSSHIMVVILFFGPIIYFYAWPFNTSHLDKFLAIFDAVLMPFLNPVIYTIRNNEMKLAMRRACSQLVSFRKIS; this is translated from the coding sequence ATGGACAGAGTGAATCATACTTCAGTGTCTGAGTTTGTGTTCTTGGGACTCACCAATTCTTGGGACATTCAGGTTCTACTCTTTGTGTTTTCCTCTGTTTTCTACTTGGCAACCATTCTGGGAAATTCCCTCATTTTGTTCACAGTGACTTCTGACCCTCACTTACACTCTCCCATGTACTTCCTGCTGGCCAACCTTTCCTTCATTGACTTGGGCATTTCTTCTGTCACTTCCCCTAAGATGATATGTGACATTTTCAGAAAAcacaaagtcatttcattttctggGTGCATCACCCAAATGTTCTTTATTCACTTGATTTATACTGCTGAGATGGTGGTGCTTGTAGCCATGGCCTTTGATAGATATGTAGCCATATGTAGGCCTCTCCATTATTTGATTATTATGTGCCCAAGAATGTGCATTTTACTTCTGGTTGCTGCTTGGATCATTGGCCTCATCCATTCGGTAATCCAAATGGCTTTTGTAATTAATCTTCCCTTCTGTGGTCCCAATGAATTGGACAGTTTTTATTGTGATTTCCCTCGGTTCATCAAACTTGCCTGCACAGACACATACAGACTTCAGTTCATGCTCACTGCCAACACTGGCTTCATGTCATCCGGTGTCTTTCTCATTTTGATAATATCCTACATTTTCATCCTAGTCACTGTTCAAAAACATTCATCAAGTGGTTCTTCTAAGGCTCTCTCCACTCTTTCATCTCATATCATGGTGGTGATTTTGTTTTTTGGCCCAATTATCTATTTCTATGCGTGGCCATTTAACACATCACATCTGGACAAATTTCTTGCTATCTTTGATGCAGTTCTGATGCCCTTTCTGAATCCGGTCATCTACACAATAAGGAACAATGAGATGAAGTTGGCAATGAGAAGAGCATGTAGCCAGCTTGTCAGTTTCAGGAAAATCTCttaa